A genomic stretch from Bacterioplanes sanyensis includes:
- a CDS encoding group I truncated hemoglobin, with amino-acid sequence MESLYQQLGGAAAVEAAVDGFYNKVLADDRLRHFFEGVDMSRQAAHQKRFLTYAFGGSEHYPGKSMRQAHQRLVDDMGLADQHFDAVVENLAATLEELSVPAELIQQVAGIAESIRDEVLCR; translated from the coding sequence ATGGAATCACTGTATCAGCAGTTAGGTGGAGCGGCAGCCGTCGAGGCGGCGGTGGACGGCTTTTACAACAAGGTGTTGGCGGATGATCGCTTGCGCCACTTTTTCGAAGGCGTCGATATGAGTCGTCAGGCGGCCCATCAAAAACGCTTTTTAACCTATGCCTTTGGTGGCAGTGAGCATTACCCCGGCAAGTCCATGCGCCAGGCCCATCAGCGTTTGGTCGACGATATGGGCTTAGCGGATCAGCACTTTGATGCGGTGGTGGAAAATTTGGCTGCGACCTTAGAAGAGCTATCCGTGCCGGCGGAGCTGATTCAGCAGGTGGCGGGCATTGCTGAATCCATTCGTGATGAGGTGTTGTGTCGTTAG
- a CDS encoding AzlC family ABC transporter permease: MHLSSVNQLALRTSLPVMFGYLPLGIAFGMLFTELDHHWLYATAMSLFMYAGAGQFLAVGLLANQAGLLEMVIATLLLNARHIFYGLSLVKGLKNRGWRRWYQIFSLTDETYSLLSSTSVPSNIDEGKLQFRLAAFNHAYWVLGCTIGAFIGSQMSFSTAGIEFVLPALFMVLTIEQYKHIREPWPFWLALSIGLGTLLLISRDHMLLIAILLSLCVLMMQRASR; the protein is encoded by the coding sequence GTGCATCTTTCGTCTGTCAATCAACTGGCTCTGCGCACCTCGTTACCGGTGATGTTCGGTTATCTGCCGCTCGGTATTGCCTTCGGCATGTTGTTCACCGAGCTGGACCATCACTGGCTTTACGCCACCGCCATGAGCCTGTTTATGTACGCCGGTGCCGGGCAATTTCTGGCGGTGGGATTGCTGGCCAATCAGGCTGGCCTGCTCGAAATGGTGATTGCCACCTTATTGTTAAATGCACGCCATATTTTTTATGGTTTGTCGTTGGTGAAGGGGCTCAAAAATCGCGGTTGGCGGCGCTGGTACCAGATATTCAGCCTGACGGATGAAACCTATTCGCTGCTGTCATCGACTTCCGTTCCCAGCAACATCGATGAGGGCAAGCTGCAGTTCCGCTTGGCGGCGTTTAATCACGCGTATTGGGTGCTGGGCTGCACCATTGGCGCTTTTATTGGCAGCCAAATGAGTTTTTCTACCGCAGGTATTGAGTTTGTTTTGCCAGCGCTATTTATGGTGCTCACCATCGAGCAGTACAAACACATTCGCGAGCCGTGGCCGTTCTGGCTGGCGTTGAGCATTGGCTTGGGAACCTTGTTGCTGATTAGCCGCGATCACATGCTGCTGATCGCTATTTTGTTAAGCCTGTGCGTGCTGATGATGCAGCGCGCCAGTCGTTAA
- a CDS encoding branched-chain amino acid transporter permease, which yields MESFLQLMPVIAVLALATFATRVLPFVLLHKVADHPLLVHLGRYLPPMIMVLLVLYSFKTDVALSADFLPQLVCLLLVALLHLLFRQALLSIVGGTTLYMSLVHLGLA from the coding sequence ATGGAATCATTTCTGCAATTAATGCCGGTCATTGCCGTGCTGGCGTTGGCCACCTTTGCTACGCGCGTGCTGCCCTTTGTGCTGTTGCACAAGGTCGCAGACCACCCACTGCTGGTGCATTTGGGGCGGTATTTGCCGCCCATGATTATGGTGCTCTTGGTGCTGTATTCTTTCAAAACGGATGTGGCTTTAAGCGCGGACTTTTTACCGCAGCTGGTGTGCTTGCTGTTGGTGGCCTTACTGCATCTGCTGTTCCGCCAAGCACTGCTGAGCATTGTCGGTGGCACCACCCTGTACATGAGCTTGGTGCATCTGGGTCTCGCCTGA
- a CDS encoding transposase, with protein MKRSTSELTDQQWAHIEPCLPSLPRGKGGPKPISNRACFEGILWVLRSGARWRDLPERYPSPSTCWRRLQYWEEQGAWVKAWRKLLRVLDQQSRLNWEESFSDGSFAPAKKGASVLEKPSVVRGRSG; from the coding sequence ATGAAACGTTCAACCTCAGAACTGACCGACCAACAGTGGGCACACATTGAGCCTTGTTTACCCAGCCTGCCTCGTGGCAAAGGGGGTCCCAAACCTATCAGCAATCGAGCCTGTTTCGAGGGCATTTTATGGGTCTTACGTTCAGGTGCGCGCTGGCGTGATCTACCCGAGCGCTATCCTTCACCGAGTACCTGCTGGCGCCGCCTTCAGTACTGGGAAGAGCAAGGTGCATGGGTCAAAGCCTGGCGTAAGCTTCTTCGCGTTCTGGATCAACAGTCGCGGTTAAATTGGGAAGAATCGTTTTCTGATGGTAGTTTTGCACCCGCAAAAAAAGGGGCCTCGGTGTTGGAAAAACCAAGCGTGGTAAGGGGTCGAAGTGGATGA
- a CDS encoding FMN-binding negative transcriptional regulator, with translation MGAKIIAHCLVHFLYNCGCAKYYMLCMLAALFSRRAPMHIPSSFRQSDPETLLAFVQAYPLATLVVTAEGQLHAHHLPFLVRSEAGKQTIASHINRANKIWQTCQDGDEILLIFTGPDCYVSPNFYPSKQRDGKAVPTWNYSAVHVRGTIRFVHQAKWILEFLAELSDHHEQQHQAKPWTMEDAPDGFIEKLCKAVVGIEVTIESIEGQMKYSQNKTSEDFSGVVTGLSQGNEQQRLVAKSMVALEDS, from the coding sequence TTGGGTGCAAAAATTATTGCCCACTGTCTGGTACATTTTTTATACAACTGTGGCTGTGCCAAGTATTATATGCTTTGTATGCTGGCGGCGTTGTTCAGTCGGAGAGCGCCTATGCATATACCATCTTCATTTCGCCAAAGTGACCCTGAAACGTTATTAGCGTTTGTACAGGCCTATCCATTAGCAACCTTGGTGGTTACTGCAGAAGGCCAGCTTCATGCGCATCATTTACCATTTTTAGTAAGATCGGAAGCTGGCAAGCAGACCATTGCCAGTCATATCAATCGCGCCAATAAAATATGGCAGACCTGCCAGGATGGCGACGAAATACTACTGATCTTTACTGGTCCAGATTGTTACGTCAGCCCTAATTTTTATCCATCCAAACAGCGTGATGGCAAAGCGGTGCCCACCTGGAATTATTCTGCGGTGCATGTTCGTGGCACCATTCGGTTTGTACATCAAGCCAAGTGGATCTTAGAGTTTCTGGCAGAACTGTCAGACCATCACGAGCAGCAACATCAGGCCAAACCATGGACGATGGAAGATGCACCGGATGGTTTTATAGAAAAGCTGTGCAAAGCGGTGGTGGGCATTGAGGTTACGATTGAATCGATCGAGGGGCAGATGAAATACTCGCAGAATAAAACGAGTGAAGATTTCTCTGGCGTGGTTACAGGGCTATCGCAAGGGAACGAGCAGCAGCGCTTGGTCGCAAAATCGATGGTGGCCCTTGAAGACTCCTGA
- a CDS encoding MOSC domain-containing protein: protein MASVVAVSKSSEHNFSKAPVASIHLLAQQGVEGDAHCGSTVKHRSRVKVDPKQPNLRQVHLIHQELLEQLQQQGFKVAPATLGENITTAGLDLLSLPKDTLLTFPSGAQLQITGLRNPCAQLDNYQAGLTAATLDRDEHGQLIRKAGIMAVVNRGGDVHPGDAISIELPAEPHQPLERV, encoded by the coding sequence ATGGCCAGTGTGGTTGCCGTTAGCAAAAGTAGCGAACATAACTTTTCCAAAGCGCCTGTTGCGTCCATTCACTTGCTTGCACAGCAAGGTGTCGAAGGTGACGCGCACTGTGGCAGTACGGTGAAACATCGGTCACGGGTGAAAGTCGACCCCAAGCAACCAAACTTACGCCAGGTTCACCTAATCCACCAAGAGTTACTCGAACAGCTGCAGCAGCAAGGGTTCAAGGTGGCGCCAGCAACATTGGGTGAAAACATCACCACAGCGGGGCTTGATCTGTTGTCTCTGCCCAAAGACACATTGTTGACCTTTCCCAGCGGGGCACAGCTGCAAATTACCGGGCTAAGAAACCCCTGCGCACAGTTGGATAACTATCAAGCCGGATTAACAGCCGCCACATTGGATCGTGATGAGCACGGCCAATTGATTCGCAAGGCCGGTATTATGGCCGTGGTCAACCGAGGCGGTGATGTACATCCTGGCGACGCCATCAGCATCGAGCTGCCTGCCGAGCCACACCAACCACTGGAGCGCGTATGA
- a CDS encoding GNAT family N-acetyltransferase codes for MTPNTALSVRTAQPQDIEPLSVLCTTVWIDTYSFDGIEPSHARYVLTQFSPTALQQQIEQKTVFVALNQDNPVGVIIIHPGNGEIETLYVLPRYQSQGVGRLLLQHSKQQADTLFLTCWEGNHKALAFYQRQGFIEDGEFFFELEGKKIRNIRLILEDH; via the coding sequence ATGACTCCCAACACCGCACTCTCCGTTCGGACCGCACAACCGCAAGACATCGAGCCGCTGTCCGTGCTGTGCACCACCGTTTGGATTGATACCTACAGTTTCGACGGCATAGAGCCCAGCCACGCGCGCTACGTGCTGACTCAGTTCTCACCCACTGCGCTGCAACAGCAGATCGAGCAAAAAACGGTGTTTGTAGCGCTGAATCAGGACAACCCGGTGGGGGTCATCATCATCCACCCGGGCAACGGCGAAATCGAAACACTGTATGTTTTGCCTCGTTATCAAAGCCAAGGCGTTGGCCGCTTATTACTGCAGCACAGCAAGCAGCAGGCCGACACGCTTTTTCTCACCTGCTGGGAAGGCAATCACAAAGCGCTGGCCTTCTATCAGCGCCAGGGGTTTATTGAGGACGGTGAGTTCTTCTTTGAGCTGGAAGGCAAAAAAATACGCAATATCAGGCTTATACTGGAGGATCACTAA
- a CDS encoding GFA family protein, which yields MSYHGSCLCGDVQVTIDGLISSIIHCHCSLCRKSSGSAYATNGFINAQDFTITQGQDKLAYFELRPGKKRHFCRRCASPIYSSNQQDPDRLRIRLGLLDGEIQERPCAHIFVTSKAGWEDLDADIPRYSEHEPGR from the coding sequence ATGTCATATCACGGCAGCTGTTTGTGCGGCGATGTTCAGGTGACCATTGATGGGCTCATCTCAAGCATTATTCATTGCCATTGCTCGTTGTGCCGTAAGTCATCGGGCAGCGCGTATGCGACCAATGGTTTTATTAATGCGCAGGATTTCACCATCACTCAAGGTCAGGACAAGCTCGCCTATTTTGAACTGCGCCCAGGGAAAAAGCGTCACTTTTGTCGCCGCTGCGCCTCTCCGATTTACAGCTCCAACCAGCAAGATCCCGATCGTTTGCGTATTCGCCTCGGGCTGTTGGATGGCGAGATTCAAGAGCGACCCTGTGCGCACATATTTGTCACGTCCAAGGCCGGCTGGGAAGATCTCGACGCCGATATTCCGCGCTATAGCGAGCATGAACCTGGCCGCTAA
- a CDS encoding glutathione S-transferase N-terminal domain-containing protein produces the protein MTQSEMTLIVGTESTWSLRVWMCLQMLKQPVKLEVVHLGAPGYSSKLLRLSQSGLVPVLKTEHGAIHDSMAIIEYLNERYDGALYPKSTMERALARSLCAEVHSGFMALREQCGFSVKPVAPLTQRSPELSDELQRIERIFARAKGRFMFSEPCAVDTMFAVMAYRLESYGIHLNTSAAKYQKSLIEWSLLQQALAEGRRWLTLE, from the coding sequence ATGACCCAATCTGAAATGACATTGATCGTTGGCACAGAATCCACCTGGTCGCTACGGGTGTGGATGTGTCTGCAAATGCTCAAGCAGCCGGTAAAGCTCGAGGTGGTGCATTTGGGGGCACCCGGCTATAGCTCGAAACTGCTGCGCTTATCGCAAAGCGGCTTGGTGCCGGTATTAAAAACCGAGCATGGTGCGATTCACGACTCAATGGCCATTATCGAATACCTCAATGAGCGCTACGACGGCGCGCTATATCCTAAGTCGACCATGGAACGTGCTTTGGCCCGCAGTCTTTGCGCCGAGGTGCACTCGGGCTTTATGGCATTGCGTGAGCAATGTGGGTTTTCGGTAAAACCGGTGGCGCCACTCACACAACGCTCGCCTGAATTAAGCGATGAATTGCAGCGTATTGAGCGCATTTTTGCGCGCGCCAAAGGTCGTTTTATGTTTTCCGAGCCTTGTGCCGTGGATACCATGTTTGCGGTCATGGCGTACCGGCTGGAGTCTTATGGTATTCACCTAAATACATCGGCAGCAAAGTATCAGAAGTCGTTGATCGAATGGTCGCTATTGCAACAGGCATTGGCCGAAGGTCGGCGCTGGTTGACGCTGGAGTAG
- a CDS encoding GFA family protein, whose translation MSTSLSCLCGQAKLDVQHDIKEVGVCHCSMCRRWGGGPFLAVHVGAEVKLDGPISRYQSSDWANRGFCAQCGTHLFYQLNDSQEYVIAAGLYDANTELAMTSQIYIDQKPPYYEFANDTPKLTEAEFLASMGVTLPEA comes from the coding sequence ATGAGCACATCACTTTCTTGCCTTTGCGGACAAGCCAAACTGGACGTTCAACACGACATCAAAGAGGTTGGCGTCTGCCATTGCAGCATGTGTCGTCGCTGGGGAGGCGGGCCATTCTTAGCGGTGCACGTCGGTGCGGAGGTTAAGCTGGACGGGCCGATCAGTCGCTACCAGTCATCCGACTGGGCCAACCGCGGCTTTTGTGCGCAGTGTGGCACTCACCTGTTTTATCAGCTCAATGACAGCCAGGAATACGTCATTGCCGCAGGTTTATATGACGCCAACACCGAACTGGCGATGACGTCACAAATCTACATCGACCAAAAGCCGCCCTATTACGAGTTCGCCAACGACACGCCGAAGCTGACCGAAGCCGAGTTTCTGGCGTCCATGGGCGTGACTCTGCCAGAGGCGTAA
- a CDS encoding ExeM/NucH family extracellular endonuclease — protein sequence MKRTTLSLALFMASSAQAQFIINELDADQAGTDSAEFIELYDGGLGNQPLDGYSLVLYNGSGSKSYNSVDLSGYSTNADGFFVVCGDTAAVANCMLDIGTNTNLIQNGADAAALYARPASDFPSNTPVDVNGVVDALVYDTNDSDATALLALLNAGQPQVNEAAGGDKDAHSNQRCGDGIARNTDGYRQQAPTPGAANQCDGIDPDPGIGACGDVSHSDYQLISSIQGRIEDSANDASPLNGQTVVVEAVVTTDLQGGQLANGDNSFQYSGYWLQQLESEYDNDAQTSEGIFVYDFRSEVSVGDRVRLQAQVSEFNQSTQLKNVADLVVCASGQSLPAPVALQLPVSDKTAWEAVEGMLVSSQQNLVVSDLFGTGYGFGNYGQFVVSSRLHFQPTEVELPGSAAAQALAAARPLDALLIDDGVAKSYPAFIPFPDESGFSASNPMRIGYQVPSVSGVMNEFRDNYTVIPNNIVIDPVAARTAAPQVALDADLVVVGMNVLNYFNGDGQGGGFPTSRGAPSAAAFEMQTAKIVAALQAMDADIVGLMEIENDGYGSDSAIASLVNALNAVQAAGDEYTYVNPGRNQVGTDAIAVGLLYRPAKVSLEGASVILDSSNSPLDDTGAPLFIDNKNRPSLIQSFRYNDTVFTLSVNHLKSKGSPCGEPNEGENGVGSCNLTRTTAAQALVQFLATNPTGVDSDATLILGDLNAYSQEDPMQVFYQGGFTNLKYTDKVSEQQPFSYSFSGFLGSLDHALASPSLLNHVVSVDAWHINSVEAPLMDYLTEANGQDFDSIDNYAAADAYRSSDHDPIVLGLSFAAANQAPQQSDDIADVALEQADTLYSIDLSQYFIDADGDALSYELDGQQAGITLLATGELQVQLTAEQLDSLPLTLAFAVTDGQASIAATITLLDQRPAQSPWQRWWQWLQDWWKSLWD from the coding sequence ATGAAACGGACAACACTGAGTCTGGCGCTATTCATGGCCAGCAGTGCACAAGCGCAATTTATTATTAATGAGCTGGATGCGGATCAAGCAGGCACTGACAGCGCAGAATTTATTGAACTGTACGATGGCGGTTTGGGCAACCAACCACTCGATGGTTACAGCCTGGTGCTGTACAACGGTAGCGGCAGCAAAAGTTACAACAGCGTTGATTTAAGCGGTTACAGCACCAACGCAGATGGCTTTTTTGTCGTCTGTGGTGACACCGCCGCCGTGGCGAACTGCATGCTGGACATCGGTACAAACACCAATTTGATTCAAAACGGCGCCGATGCGGCGGCGCTGTACGCACGCCCAGCCAGCGATTTTCCCAGTAATACACCGGTGGATGTCAATGGCGTGGTTGATGCGTTGGTGTACGACACCAACGACAGTGATGCCACGGCGTTGCTGGCACTGTTAAATGCTGGACAGCCGCAAGTGAATGAGGCCGCTGGCGGCGACAAAGACGCGCACTCGAACCAGCGCTGTGGTGATGGCATTGCCCGCAACACTGACGGTTATCGCCAGCAGGCGCCCACCCCAGGAGCGGCCAATCAGTGTGATGGCATCGACCCAGACCCAGGCATTGGTGCCTGTGGCGATGTCAGTCACAGCGACTACCAGCTGATCAGCAGCATTCAAGGCCGCATTGAAGACTCGGCCAACGACGCCAGCCCTTTGAATGGCCAAACCGTCGTCGTAGAGGCCGTGGTCACCACCGACTTACAAGGTGGGCAATTGGCCAATGGCGATAACTCTTTCCAATACAGCGGTTATTGGTTGCAGCAACTGGAGAGCGAATACGACAACGATGCGCAAACGTCGGAAGGGATTTTTGTGTATGACTTCCGCTCTGAGGTCAGTGTTGGCGATCGGGTACGGCTGCAAGCGCAGGTCAGTGAATTTAACCAGAGCACGCAGCTGAAAAATGTCGCAGACCTAGTGGTATGTGCCAGTGGTCAAAGCTTGCCAGCACCGGTGGCATTGCAGCTGCCGGTCAGCGACAAGACGGCTTGGGAAGCGGTTGAAGGCATGTTGGTGAGCAGCCAGCAAAATCTGGTGGTGAGCGATCTCTTCGGTACCGGTTATGGCTTTGGCAATTATGGCCAGTTCGTGGTGTCGTCGCGTTTGCACTTCCAGCCGACCGAAGTGGAACTGCCTGGCAGCGCCGCTGCACAAGCGTTAGCGGCAGCGCGACCACTGGATGCTTTGCTGATTGATGATGGCGTTGCCAAATCTTACCCGGCATTTATTCCGTTCCCGGACGAATCTGGCTTTTCCGCCAGCAACCCAATGCGCATTGGCTATCAAGTGCCCAGTGTGAGCGGTGTGATGAACGAGTTTCGCGACAATTACACTGTGATTCCCAATAACATCGTGATTGACCCAGTGGCAGCGCGCACTGCAGCGCCGCAAGTTGCGCTGGACGCGGATCTGGTGGTAGTCGGCATGAACGTGCTGAACTATTTCAATGGCGATGGCCAGGGCGGTGGTTTCCCCACGTCTCGCGGTGCACCGTCTGCTGCAGCGTTTGAAATGCAAACGGCGAAAATTGTAGCCGCGTTGCAAGCCATGGACGCGGACATTGTCGGTTTGATGGAAATTGAAAATGACGGCTATGGCAGTGACAGCGCCATCGCCAGTTTGGTCAACGCGCTGAACGCAGTGCAAGCAGCGGGTGATGAATACACCTATGTGAATCCGGGCCGCAATCAGGTTGGCACCGACGCCATTGCCGTTGGTTTGCTGTACCGTCCAGCCAAGGTCAGCTTAGAAGGCGCCAGTGTCATTCTCGACAGCAGCAACTCACCGCTTGATGACACCGGCGCGCCGCTGTTTATCGACAATAAAAACCGTCCTTCTCTGATTCAATCGTTCCGCTACAACGACACCGTCTTTACCTTGTCGGTCAATCATTTGAAATCGAAAGGCTCGCCGTGCGGTGAACCGAACGAAGGTGAAAACGGCGTGGGCAGCTGCAATCTGACTCGTACCACAGCCGCACAGGCGCTGGTGCAGTTCCTGGCTACCAATCCGACGGGCGTCGACAGCGATGCCACGCTGATTCTGGGTGACCTCAATGCCTACAGCCAGGAAGACCCGATGCAGGTGTTTTATCAGGGCGGTTTTACCAACCTGAAATACACCGACAAGGTCAGTGAGCAGCAGCCATTTTCGTACAGTTTTAGTGGTTTTCTCGGCAGCCTGGATCATGCCTTAGCATCGCCTTCACTGCTGAATCACGTGGTCAGCGTGGATGCCTGGCACATCAACTCGGTGGAAGCACCATTGATGGATTACCTGACCGAAGCCAATGGCCAGGACTTTGATTCGATTGATAACTACGCCGCTGCTGATGCGTATCGTTCGTCCGATCACGACCCGATTGTATTGGGCTTAAGTTTTGCCGCTGCCAACCAAGCACCGCAGCAAAGTGACGACATTGCCGATGTTGCTTTGGAGCAAGCGGACACTCTGTATAGCATCGATTTATCGCAGTATTTTATCGATGCCGACGGCGATGCCTTGAGCTATGAGTTGGACGGCCAGCAGGCGGGTATCACCTTGTTGGCAACGGGCGAGTTGCAAGTGCAACTGACCGCAGAGCAACTGGACTCCTTGCCGCTGACATTGGCGTTTGCTGTCACCGATGGCCAGGCCAGCATTGCTGCAACGATCACGCTGTTAGATCAGCGCCCAGCGCAATCACCATGGCAGCGCTGGTGGCAGTGGCTGCAAGACTGGTGGAAGTCGCTGTGGGACTGA
- a CDS encoding substrate-binding periplasmic protein → MRIVLLLTTLLTALMAHSNAPSAEFSAQHIKVVNVVAPEWPDFSNKDGTGLYWDVVKAVYEPAGIRVKHATVPWNRAMKMVTKYPVYNAIIGEYKDSEEPLRFPDYAIDVERLAVLYPVGKGIEWQQQATFSNRTVGWIKDYEIIPQDQRDFTLREFRDTADGVGLLMEGKLDMLIDEWDEIAMALQEAGVGIENFEMHDMPEGTDVYVAFADSDLSNYLIEVYNRRIPELVKEGKLQAIYQKWGVGEIPANVQTLIDQQ, encoded by the coding sequence ATGCGTATCGTTCTGCTGCTGACGACATTGTTGACGGCCTTAATGGCCCACAGCAATGCACCGTCAGCCGAGTTTTCAGCCCAGCATATTAAAGTGGTGAATGTCGTGGCGCCGGAGTGGCCCGACTTTTCCAACAAGGACGGTACCGGGTTGTATTGGGATGTGGTGAAAGCCGTGTACGAGCCAGCGGGCATTCGTGTTAAACACGCCACTGTGCCCTGGAACCGTGCCATGAAAATGGTCACCAAGTACCCGGTCTACAACGCCATTATTGGTGAATACAAAGATTCAGAAGAGCCTCTGCGTTTCCCGGACTACGCCATTGACGTAGAGCGCTTGGCGGTGTTGTATCCGGTGGGCAAGGGCATTGAATGGCAGCAGCAAGCGACCTTTTCCAACCGCACCGTTGGTTGGATCAAGGACTACGAAATCATCCCTCAAGATCAGCGCGACTTTACCCTGCGTGAGTTCCGCGATACCGCCGATGGTGTTGGTTTGTTGATGGAAGGCAAGCTCGACATGCTGATTGACGAGTGGGATGAAATCGCCATGGCATTGCAAGAAGCCGGCGTGGGCATCGAAAACTTTGAAATGCACGACATGCCTGAAGGTACCGATGTGTACGTCGCGTTTGCCGACTCGGATTTGTCCAATTATCTCATTGAGGTCTACAACCGCCGCATTCCGGAGTTGGTCAAAGAAGGCAAGCTGCAGGCCATTTATCAAAAATGGGGAGTGGGTGAAATTCCTGCCAACGTGCAAACGTTAATTGATCAGCAGTAA
- a CDS encoding flavin monoamine oxidase family protein — protein sequence MKKLGLLLSLCLSGVSQAEEKPSAIVVGAGLAGLSAAYELQQQGVEVTVLEAQTRIGGRVHTLYNAFDQWQYAEAGGELLDGAEVHPQIHAYVEQFDLGLEEVGYDSDTAYFIDGQRVPESELENLIGAKAMADYDRFWEELAELAQYVPDPAKLHQAPNAAELDQQSVAQWLDGLELAPKARTLAEHHIRGEYAEPSRLSLLFLAHQAKVYEDVEDDQVEIYRVAGGNTRLVDALSRQLKKPVLLDHPVTEIHHNEQGVDVVAAGKVFRADYAIVTVPAKVLNHIRFTPALAAPLDRAQALSYGSHTKVMLQYKQRFWLNANLNGDTVADLPLGWTWEATDQQAGDAGILTVYTSGRFADGDRFKTEAELINSARDQVAQVYPGADQLFLHGETQAWLRLPWQQGGYSAYGPGDVTRYWQAFRQPQGRLIWAGEHTADRYVGYLEGAIRSGQRAARVITR from the coding sequence ATGAAAAAGCTGGGATTATTGTTATCGCTATGCCTCAGTGGAGTCAGCCAGGCGGAAGAAAAGCCGTCGGCGATTGTCGTAGGTGCCGGTTTGGCCGGTTTATCAGCAGCGTATGAGCTGCAGCAGCAAGGCGTTGAGGTCACTGTGTTAGAGGCACAAACCCGCATTGGTGGTCGAGTGCATACCCTGTACAACGCCTTTGACCAATGGCAATACGCCGAAGCCGGCGGCGAGCTGCTGGACGGTGCTGAGGTGCATCCGCAAATTCATGCCTACGTTGAGCAGTTCGACCTCGGCTTGGAAGAAGTCGGCTATGACTCTGACACCGCTTATTTTATCGATGGTCAGCGGGTGCCGGAGTCGGAGTTAGAGAATCTGATTGGCGCCAAAGCCATGGCCGATTACGACCGCTTCTGGGAAGAACTCGCCGAGCTGGCGCAGTATGTTCCGGACCCAGCCAAGTTGCATCAGGCCCCCAACGCAGCCGAGCTGGATCAGCAGTCTGTTGCTCAGTGGCTTGATGGTTTAGAGCTGGCGCCTAAGGCTCGCACCTTGGCGGAACATCATATCCGCGGTGAATACGCTGAACCATCGCGTTTATCACTGCTGTTTTTGGCGCATCAAGCCAAGGTGTACGAAGACGTCGAAGACGATCAGGTGGAGATCTACCGCGTTGCCGGCGGCAACACTCGTTTGGTCGACGCTTTATCTCGCCAGCTGAAAAAGCCGGTATTGCTGGACCACCCAGTGACTGAAATTCATCACAATGAGCAGGGGGTGGATGTCGTAGCGGCTGGCAAAGTGTTCCGCGCTGACTACGCCATCGTGACGGTACCTGCCAAAGTGCTCAACCATATTCGTTTCACTCCTGCCTTGGCGGCGCCACTGGATCGCGCACAAGCACTGTCGTACGGCAGTCATACCAAGGTGATGTTGCAGTACAAGCAGCGGTTTTGGTTAAACGCCAACTTAAATGGCGACACGGTGGCGGATTTACCTCTGGGCTGGACCTGGGAAGCCACCGACCAGCAAGCCGGTGATGCGGGCATCTTAACCGTTTATACCTCGGGTCGTTTTGCCGACGGCGATCGCTTTAAAACCGAAGCTGAGTTGATTAACTCAGCGCGCGATCAAGTGGCGCAGGTGTATCCGGGTGCGGATCAACTGTTCCTGCACGGCGAGACCCAAGCCTGGTTGCGCCTGCCATGGCAACAAGGTGGCTACAGCGCCTATGGCCCAGGTGATGTCACGCGTTATTGGCAAGCGTTCCGCCAGCCGCAAGGGCGGCTGATCTGGGCCGGTGAGCACACCGCCGACCGTTACGTTGGCTATTTGGAAGGTGCCATTCGTTCTGGCCAGCGTGCAGCACGCGTCATAACGCGGTAA